In Trichocoleus desertorum NBK24, the following are encoded in one genomic region:
- a CDS encoding WecB/TagA/CpsF family glycosyltransferase, with translation MSEAPKPFPVLGLPVHLSNDYAGWLAARLQEKRGVHVVTLNAEMTMQAEDSPALANIIRQAELVIPDGAGVVLYLRSQGRRVERCPGIELAEALLQKAGQAAEPWPVFFYGGAPGVAETAANRWQEQVPGLAIAGVQNGFLPAEAQPEFRQMLQTLQPRLIFVGLGVPRQELWIAEHRHLCPEAIWIGVGGSFDIWAGEKSRAPAWLRDNHLEWVYRLYKEPWRWRRMLALPKFAIRALIYRFTQRHPVTQRVP, from the coding sequence ATGTCTGAAGCACCCAAACCATTTCCTGTGCTGGGTCTCCCAGTTCACCTATCGAACGATTATGCAGGTTGGCTGGCGGCTCGTCTGCAAGAGAAGCGGGGGGTGCATGTCGTCACGCTCAATGCTGAAATGACTATGCAGGCAGAAGACTCCCCTGCTTTGGCTAACATTATTCGTCAAGCAGAACTAGTGATTCCCGATGGGGCTGGGGTGGTGCTGTACCTGCGATCGCAAGGGCGACGGGTAGAACGGTGCCCAGGCATTGAACTAGCAGAAGCACTCCTCCAAAAAGCAGGACAAGCGGCAGAACCTTGGCCCGTGTTCTTTTATGGCGGCGCTCCTGGCGTGGCGGAAACTGCGGCAAACCGTTGGCAAGAGCAAGTTCCGGGGTTGGCGATCGCGGGAGTTCAGAATGGTTTTCTTCCGGCTGAAGCTCAGCCAGAGTTTCGGCAAATGCTACAAACCTTACAACCTCGCTTAATCTTTGTGGGCTTGGGCGTGCCTCGCCAAGAGTTGTGGATTGCTGAACATCGCCACCTCTGCCCAGAAGCGATCTGGATTGGGGTAGGCGGTAGCTTTGACATTTGGGCAGGCGAGAAATCGCGGGCACCCGCTTGGCTGCGAGACAACCATTTGGAATGGGTCTATCGGCTCTATAAGGAACCTTGGCGGTGGCGACGGATGCTAGCGTTACCAAAATTTGCAATTCGCGCCCTAATTTATCGTTTTACCCAAAGACATCCCGTCACGCAACGAGTACCATAA
- a CDS encoding DUF1643 domain-containing protein, whose translation MRQDIRSSSYRYLLSRDIAIPSNRTLLVCMLNPSTADEQKDDPTISRVCRLAENGGFNRLLVLNLLGIRATNPVDIWLHEDPLGADNWRAWDSALKELVPDRDSISLAWGRAPTQRNQLVKFTPVLVEAARRLKVWSGPLMTWVQNLDGSPRHPLYIRVQTELQAYDLDSYVDRVLKHHNCPPSDELKGSSNAK comes from the coding sequence ATGCGACAGGACATAAGGAGTTCGAGCTATCGCTATCTGCTATCACGAGATATTGCGATACCATCGAACCGTACTTTGTTGGTTTGCATGCTAAATCCCTCAACAGCAGATGAGCAAAAAGACGATCCAACGATTTCGCGGGTGTGCCGTCTTGCTGAGAACGGAGGGTTTAATCGGTTGCTGGTTTTAAATCTTTTAGGTATTCGTGCTACTAACCCTGTAGATATTTGGTTACATGAAGATCCCTTAGGAGCAGATAATTGGCGAGCCTGGGATAGCGCTTTAAAAGAATTAGTTCCAGATAGAGATAGCATATCTTTGGCTTGGGGACGTGCTCCGACGCAGCGTAATCAGTTGGTGAAATTCACTCCTGTCTTAGTTGAAGCAGCACGTCGGTTAAAGGTTTGGTCAGGGCCACTTATGACTTGGGTCCAAAACCTTGATGGTTCGCCCAGACATCCGCTTTATATTCGTGTCCAAACAGAGTTACAGGCCTATGATCTTGATAGCTATGTGGATAGGGTCTTAAAGCACCACAACTGCCCACCTTCTGACGAATTGAAAGGCTCGTCTAATGCTAAGTAG
- a CDS encoding DEAD/DEAH box helicase codes for MNSVQATTWNQAQQTLETVWGYSSFRPPQGEILQSLLAQRDSLIVMPTGGGKSLCFQLPALLQTGLTLVVSPLVALMENQVQELQERRLPAALLHSELPIRQRKQTLWALEQQKLRLLYLSPETLLSPAVWERLCQPNLRINSLVLDEAHCH; via the coding sequence ATGAACTCAGTCCAAGCAACGACCTGGAACCAAGCCCAGCAGACCTTAGAAACAGTTTGGGGTTATTCGTCTTTTCGCCCGCCGCAGGGTGAAATTCTCCAGAGTTTGTTGGCTCAGCGAGATTCTCTAATTGTGATGCCGACGGGTGGGGGGAAGTCGCTTTGCTTTCAACTACCCGCCTTGCTGCAAACTGGTTTGACGCTAGTCGTCTCGCCCCTAGTAGCGCTGATGGAAAACCAGGTGCAAGAGCTACAAGAACGCCGTCTGCCTGCGGCTCTACTCCACAGCGAACTGCCGATTCGACAGCGCAAGCAAACCCTATGGGCGCTAGAACAACAAAAGCTGCGGTTGCTGTACCTCTCCCCAGAAACGTTGCTGAGTCCCGCCGTCTGGGAAAGATTATGCCAACCAAACTTGAGAATAAATAGTTTGGTTTTGGATGAAGCTCATTGCCATTAG
- a CDS encoding response regulator, whose product MSVDTTEESVILIVDDIPANLGVLFNFLADAGFQVLIAEDGESALQIAEYASPDLILLDVLMPEIDGFETCRLLKLNQATQDIPIIFMTALTETVDKVKGLNLGAVDYITKPLQHEEVLARVKLHLNLRKLTKQLQAQNLQLEQEIAERKRVEADLRLHTTELTEWKNRYEAIIQASGQILFDWNSQTHEVTYGGNVTAILGYSLEEMAGGVDRWVTLIHPEDRSRFHAEIDRVVTTKQPFHQEFRVGRKDGTYITVESKGYFFADGDGQVVRMTGFIVDISEAKRDEVVRKHYEEALRETSQMLQALIQASPLAIVVLDPQSRVQLWNPAAQEIFDWSESEVLGEILPIVPTTKQGEFQTFVQRVLQGESFAGVEVSRQKRDGSLLELNLSTAPLRNANGEVTGMIAMLLDVTAKKQLEAQAFRAQRMESIGTLASGIAHDLNNLLTPILSSAQLLLMPTKLPEDKKQKLLKTMEASTKRAAALVKQVLLFARGVEGKRITLQMSHLITEIRQIAQETFPKWIEVKADVDPNLWMVAGDTTQLHQALLNLCVNARDAMPDGGTLKITASNVWLDEKYAQLNIDAKVGPYVLVTVTDTGTGIPSNIIDRVFEPFFTTKEVGQGTGLGLSTVVGIVKGHGGFVQVQSQMGQGTEFRLYLPIAQTYDLQPDATEYDELKAGHGEVVLVVDDEEAICEVTKTSLEYYGYKVLTAKDGVEAIALYVRHQSEINVVLVDMMMPSMDGPTTIRTLQKINPQVKIIGVSGLISHCPMTEFVNSGNVKSFLPKPYTSEELLQNLRVVLTAH is encoded by the coding sequence ATGAGCGTTGATACTACTGAGGAAAGTGTCATCTTAATCGTGGATGACATCCCAGCTAATCTAGGAGTTTTATTTAATTTTCTGGCTGATGCTGGGTTCCAGGTCTTAATTGCTGAGGATGGTGAAAGCGCCTTACAGATCGCTGAGTATGCCTCTCCAGATTTAATCTTGCTCGATGTGCTGATGCCAGAAATTGACGGCTTTGAAACTTGCCGTCTTTTGAAGTTGAATCAGGCTACTCAAGACATCCCCATCATCTTTATGACGGCCCTGACCGAAACCGTCGATAAGGTCAAAGGCTTAAATTTAGGAGCCGTTGATTACATCACAAAACCGTTGCAACACGAAGAAGTGTTGGCACGAGTGAAATTGCATCTCAACCTGCGGAAGCTGACAAAGCAGTTGCAAGCCCAGAATTTACAGCTAGAACAAGAGATAGCCGAACGTAAACGAGTCGAAGCAGACCTGCGTCTTCACACAACGGAGCTAACTGAATGGAAAAACCGTTACGAAGCCATCATTCAGGCCAGCGGCCAAATCCTGTTTGATTGGAACTCCCAAACCCACGAAGTCACTTACGGCGGCAACGTAACTGCTATCTTGGGCTACTCGCTAGAAGAAATGGCAGGGGGGGTAGATCGATGGGTAACCCTGATCCATCCTGAAGACCGTAGCCGCTTTCACGCAGAAATCGATCGCGTTGTTACGACGAAACAACCCTTTCACCAAGAATTTCGAGTGGGACGTAAAGACGGCACTTACATCACAGTTGAGAGCAAGGGTTATTTCTTTGCTGACGGCGATGGTCAAGTAGTCCGGATGACGGGGTTCATCGTAGATATTAGCGAAGCGAAACGCGACGAAGTTGTTCGTAAACACTACGAAGAAGCATTACGCGAAACCAGCCAGATGCTGCAAGCCCTCATTCAAGCCTCTCCCTTGGCGATCGTCGTGCTTGATCCGCAAAGTCGAGTGCAACTGTGGAACCCAGCCGCCCAGGAAATTTTTGACTGGAGCGAATCAGAAGTTTTGGGCGAAATTTTGCCCATCGTGCCTACCACCAAACAAGGGGAATTTCAGACCTTTGTGCAACGTGTGCTGCAAGGGGAATCCTTTGCAGGCGTGGAGGTTAGCCGCCAAAAGCGAGATGGTTCCTTACTAGAACTCAACCTCTCCACCGCCCCACTCCGCAATGCCAACGGTGAAGTAACGGGCATGATCGCCATGCTGCTAGATGTCACCGCCAAAAAACAACTAGAAGCTCAAGCATTCCGAGCGCAACGCATGGAAAGCATTGGTACCCTAGCCAGCGGCATTGCCCACGACCTCAATAACTTACTGACTCCCATTTTGTCTTCGGCCCAACTGCTCCTCATGCCCACAAAGCTGCCGGAAGACAAAAAGCAAAAGTTGCTAAAAACGATGGAAGCCAGCACCAAACGAGCCGCTGCCTTAGTTAAGCAAGTCCTCTTATTTGCGAGGGGCGTGGAAGGTAAGCGCATTACCTTGCAAATGTCGCATCTGATTACAGAAATCAGACAAATTGCTCAAGAAACCTTTCCCAAATGGATTGAAGTCAAGGCGGATGTAGACCCAAACCTGTGGATGGTGGCGGGCGACACAACCCAACTACACCAAGCGCTGCTCAATCTCTGCGTCAATGCTCGCGATGCCATGCCTGACGGAGGCACGCTGAAAATTACGGCTAGCAATGTCTGGCTGGATGAAAAATACGCTCAGCTCAATATTGATGCTAAGGTCGGGCCTTATGTTCTCGTCACTGTCACTGATACCGGAACTGGCATTCCTTCCAACATTATCGATCGCGTGTTTGAACCCTTTTTTACCACTAAAGAGGTGGGTCAAGGCACAGGCTTGGGGTTATCAACCGTCGTAGGAATTGTGAAAGGTCATGGTGGCTTTGTCCAAGTTCAGAGCCAAATGGGTCAAGGTACAGAGTTTAGGTTGTATTTGCCGATCGCCCAAACCTATGACCTCCAACCGGACGCAACTGAATACGATGAACTCAAAGCTGGGCACGGTGAAGTTGTACTGGTGGTTGACGACGAAGAGGCGATTTGTGAGGTCACCAAAACTTCTCTGGAGTATTACGGTTATAAGGTTTTGACGGCTAAAGATGGCGTGGAAGCGATCGCCCTCTATGTGCGGCACCAAAGCGAGATTAATGTGGTGCTCGTGGATATGATGATGCCGTCGATGGATGGCCCCACCACCATTCGGACGCTGCAAAAGATCAATCCCCAAGTCAAGATTATTGGCGTCAGTGGGCTGATCTCCCATTGCCCGATGACTGAGTTTGTCAATAGCGGCAACGTCAAGAGCTTCTTGCCCAAGCCCTACACCTCAGAAGAACTGCTGCAAAACTTACGGGTTGTACTGACAGCTCACTAA
- the ftsE gene encoding cell division ATP-binding protein FtsE, whose translation MPQVLNGKSSQTAASGSGSSVSDVYAHLQTPLSDTQPQVTTQAANGPQPTATTPIIQLQSVTKTYPNGSRGLLGVNLEVKRGSFLFVTGPSGSGKTTFLKLLYGAERPNQGDVVVDDYNLSKLRGDRLSLLRRRIGIVFQDYKLIPRRTVAENVAFVLQAQGYTRKEIQRRLQPTLRMVGLQDKADCFPDELSGGEQQRVSIARAVVSTPPLLLADEPTGNLDSENSWQVIKILKKLNSIGITVIVTTHDEQLVRMSNHPVVQIKNGRLSTVKS comes from the coding sequence ATGCCCCAGGTTTTGAACGGCAAATCTTCCCAGACTGCTGCCAGCGGTTCGGGTTCTTCAGTTAGCGATGTTTATGCCCACCTACAGACACCGCTTAGTGACACTCAGCCTCAAGTCACAACTCAGGCTGCAAACGGGCCTCAGCCCACAGCGACCACGCCAATTATTCAGTTGCAAAGTGTCACGAAAACTTACCCCAATGGCAGCCGTGGCTTGTTAGGTGTGAATTTGGAAGTTAAGCGGGGCAGTTTCTTGTTTGTGACTGGCCCTTCTGGTTCTGGTAAGACTACTTTCTTGAAGTTGCTCTATGGGGCAGAACGTCCCAATCAGGGTGATGTGGTTGTAGATGACTACAATTTGTCTAAGCTGCGGGGCGATCGCTTGTCTCTGCTGCGGCGACGGATCGGCATTGTCTTTCAAGATTACAAGCTGATTCCTCGTCGAACCGTGGCTGAAAACGTGGCTTTTGTGTTGCAAGCCCAAGGCTACACCCGCAAGGAAATCCAGCGACGGTTGCAACCTACACTCCGGATGGTCGGTCTGCAAGACAAAGCCGACTGTTTCCCCGATGAACTGTCTGGGGGAGAGCAACAACGAGTGAGTATTGCCCGTGCGGTCGTCAGTACCCCACCGCTACTGCTGGCCGATGAGCCGACAGGAAACTTGGACTCGGAGAACTCTTGGCAGGTGATCAAGATTCTGAAGAAGCTGAACAGCATTGGGATTACGGTGATCGTCACCACTCACGATGAGCAACTGGTGCGGATGTCTAACCATCCCGTTGTACAAATCAAAAACGGCAGGCTCAGCACCGTGAAATCTTAG
- a CDS encoding helix-turn-helix domain-containing protein, which translates to MTQNEQEIRQRFGKAIRRRRRELDISQEKLAELAELHRTYISNLERGDANPTLDIINRLAKALDISIAQLFTDYGIG; encoded by the coding sequence GTGACGCAAAATGAGCAAGAAATCCGACAACGTTTTGGTAAGGCCATCCGGCGACGGCGGCGAGAATTAGATATTTCTCAAGAGAAGCTGGCTGAGCTAGCTGAACTTCACCGCACTTACATTTCTAATCTTGAAAGGGGCGACGCAAACCCTACTTTAGACATTATAAATAGGCTAGCAAAAGCACTTGATATATCAATTGCCCAGCTCTTTACTGACTATGGGATTGGTTAG
- a CDS encoding HEAT repeat domain-containing protein: MSETISELIQNLGDPAVEVRADAAKALGEQGATAKAAVPALLKAVNDRSAAVRDSAIAALSKINLDSTVSALIQNLEDDDDRVRNSAARGISTMVERFDLPPSTKQQVFTALVGAVNNRCWFVRSTVMATLGELAPVEEVLPILIAGLADEEAEVRQDAAIAIQCFGDEAEPAVPYLIDAFWHDIEAYAASALGSIGPGAEAALPHLLAALQREDENLRGRAAEAIGEIGSEAAIPTLIDFLRQEDAGLRQAAAEALQGLGPIAKAAVPDLILALEDKSVEVKATAAKALGEIEPENPAIAELLMPLLQDENASVRASTAHALQLMGKYAEIAVPALIEAFKDEVERVSQSAAKALAEIGTPEAKDAIARYRRQWP, encoded by the coding sequence ATGAGTGAGACGATATCTGAGTTGATTCAGAACCTCGGCGATCCAGCCGTTGAGGTTCGGGCTGACGCTGCCAAAGCGTTAGGTGAACAGGGCGCAACCGCCAAAGCAGCAGTTCCTGCTTTACTCAAAGCTGTCAACGATCGCTCTGCGGCAGTGAGAGACAGTGCGATCGCCGCTCTCAGCAAAATCAACCTCGATTCCACAGTCTCCGCCTTAATCCAGAACTTAGAGGATGACGACGATCGGGTACGTAATAGCGCTGCCAGAGGCATTTCTACGATGGTGGAGCGCTTTGACCTCCCCCCTTCCACCAAACAACAGGTGTTTACAGCTTTGGTAGGAGCCGTGAATAACCGCTGTTGGTTTGTCCGTTCTACCGTAATGGCAACGCTGGGTGAGCTAGCTCCGGTAGAGGAAGTACTGCCAATTTTGATCGCAGGCTTAGCTGACGAAGAAGCAGAAGTTCGTCAAGATGCCGCGATCGCGATTCAGTGCTTTGGGGACGAAGCCGAGCCCGCCGTTCCTTACCTGATCGATGCCTTTTGGCATGACATCGAGGCTTATGCAGCTTCGGCGCTGGGTAGCATTGGGCCTGGAGCTGAAGCTGCCCTACCACACTTACTAGCAGCACTCCAACGAGAGGATGAAAATCTCCGGGGACGTGCCGCTGAAGCCATTGGAGAAATCGGCTCCGAGGCTGCTATTCCCACCCTAATCGATTTTTTGCGGCAAGAAGATGCGGGTCTGCGTCAAGCTGCCGCCGAAGCGCTCCAAGGTCTCGGTCCTATTGCCAAAGCCGCTGTCCCTGACTTGATTCTGGCCTTGGAAGACAAATCTGTTGAGGTTAAAGCAACGGCAGCAAAAGCCTTGGGAGAAATCGAGCCAGAGAACCCCGCGATCGCGGAGCTACTGATGCCGCTGTTGCAAGATGAAAATGCCTCAGTCCGAGCGAGTACTGCTCATGCCCTACAACTGATGGGTAAATATGCGGAAATCGCTGTCCCCGCTTTGATCGAAGCCTTTAAAGATGAAGTAGAACGAGTCAGCCAGAGTGCCGCCAAAGCTTTAGCTGAAATTGGTACTCCAGAAGCCAAAGACGCGATCGCCCGTTATCGCCGCCAATGGCCTTAA
- a CDS encoding 5-formyltetrahydrofolate cyclo-ligase produces the protein MNLGPNSSFKKAELRLLLLQQRRAMTMEDWRAKSDRLCLQLQAAPLLTEAKTILAYFSFRQEPDLTPLITQASDRVWGFPRCVGKSLIWHVWSPTSSLPLQSGAYGIQEPHPDCLTLAADQVDLILVPAVACDRQGYRLGYGGGFYDRLLSEPAWAAKPTIGIVFDFAHLPQLPADPWDQPLTAVCTEAGLFTVR, from the coding sequence GTGAATCTTGGGCCGAACTCTTCATTTAAAAAGGCAGAATTACGACTACTTTTGTTGCAACAACGCCGAGCGATGACGATGGAGGATTGGCGAGCTAAAAGCGATCGCCTGTGTCTCCAGTTACAAGCAGCTCCTTTACTTACCGAGGCCAAAACCATTTTGGCTTACTTTAGTTTTCGCCAAGAGCCAGATTTAACTCCTCTTATCACTCAAGCTAGCGATCGCGTTTGGGGCTTTCCTCGTTGCGTTGGTAAATCGCTGATTTGGCATGTTTGGTCGCCTACCAGCAGTTTGCCTTTGCAGTCAGGAGCTTATGGGATTCAGGAACCTCATCCCGACTGCCTGACTTTAGCAGCGGATCAAGTTGATTTAATTTTGGTGCCTGCGGTGGCTTGCGATCGCCAAGGGTATCGATTGGGCTATGGAGGCGGCTTTTACGATCGCCTGCTCAGTGAGCCTGCTTGGGCCGCTAAGCCTACGATTGGCATTGTGTTCGACTTCGCCCACTTACCCCAGTTACCTGCTGACCCCTGGGATCAACCTCTTACAGCAGTTTGCACCGAAGCTGGCCTGTTTACTGTACGGTAA
- a CDS encoding ABC transporter ATP-binding protein, protein MTDSILDVRNLHVQFQTDERLIKAVDGISFEVKRGQTLGIVGESGSGKSVTSLAVMGLVPPPGRVAGGELWFQGAESDTGAIDLVKVPSSHRRTYRGNQISMIFQEPMSSLNPVYTCGFQLTEAIRLHQNISEAEARRQAIALLQEVKLLPSDEELKQRYLEELPQSELAHTPSEAALNRHINQQKQSILDRYPHELSGGQIQRVMIAMAISCNPSLLIADEPTTALDVTVQATILDLLRELRDRRNMSIMFITHDLGVIADIADTVAVMYQGKIVEYGSVWQIFSSPQHPYTKSLLTCRPRPDRRLQLLPTVSDFMEVVTTPSGETVIQEKPTDMFQAVRNGAEMSDFDLDRRLTELQQQSPLLSVRDLQVAFPVRGVWGETKRYVMAVNGVSFDVYPGETLGLVGESGCGKTTLARTLLRLIEPTQGQILFEGRPAHSLEGKALRQLRQEMQIIFQNPFGSLDPRMTVGAAVMEPLKIHRRGNQQQNRERAAYLLERVGLDPKLMHRYPHEFSGGQRQRVAIARALALNPKFIICDESVSALDVSVQAQVLNLLKELQGEFGLTYIFISHDLSVVKFMSDRIMVMNRGKIEEIGPAEIIYREPKQPYTRQLIAAIPVGSLERIRERQVERGIAVG, encoded by the coding sequence ATGACTGATAGCATCCTTGACGTTCGTAACTTGCACGTGCAATTTCAAACCGATGAACGGTTGATTAAAGCAGTAGATGGGATTTCCTTTGAGGTTAAGCGTGGACAAACCTTAGGGATTGTCGGAGAGTCAGGCTCAGGTAAATCTGTTACTTCTCTGGCGGTGATGGGCCTAGTGCCTCCACCCGGTAGAGTCGCGGGGGGTGAACTTTGGTTCCAAGGGGCAGAGAGCGATACGGGCGCGATCGATTTGGTTAAAGTGCCCTCTAGCCATCGCCGCACCTATCGGGGCAATCAAATTTCCATGATTTTTCAAGAACCGATGAGTTCGCTGAACCCAGTCTATACCTGTGGTTTTCAGCTCACCGAGGCGATCCGCCTGCACCAAAACATTTCTGAAGCGGAGGCTCGGCGGCAAGCGATCGCTCTCTTGCAAGAAGTGAAGCTCTTGCCCAGCGATGAAGAACTCAAGCAGCGCTATTTAGAAGAATTGCCTCAAAGTGAGTTGGCACATACGCCTAGTGAAGCTGCGCTAAATCGTCATATTAACCAGCAGAAGCAAAGCATCTTAGACCGCTATCCTCACGAACTCTCTGGGGGTCAGATTCAGCGGGTAATGATTGCGATGGCGATTAGCTGCAATCCCAGCTTGTTGATTGCGGATGAACCCACCACGGCCTTGGATGTGACGGTGCAAGCCACAATCTTGGATTTGCTGCGGGAACTGCGCGATCGCCGTAACATGTCCATCATGTTCATTACCCACGACTTGGGCGTGATTGCGGACATTGCCGACACGGTAGCGGTGATGTACCAGGGCAAAATTGTGGAATACGGCTCGGTCTGGCAGATTTTCTCTAGCCCACAGCATCCTTATACCAAGAGCCTACTTACTTGTCGCCCCCGACCCGATCGCCGTTTGCAGTTACTCCCCACAGTCTCGGACTTTATGGAAGTGGTGACTACTCCTAGCGGCGAGACGGTCATCCAAGAAAAGCCAACCGATATGTTCCAAGCGGTGCGGAACGGGGCGGAGATGAGTGATTTTGACTTAGACCGTCGGCTCACCGAACTGCAACAGCAATCTCCTTTGTTATCGGTACGAGACCTACAAGTCGCCTTCCCAGTCCGAGGAGTGTGGGGGGAAACCAAGCGCTACGTCATGGCTGTGAATGGCGTCTCGTTTGATGTGTATCCCGGAGAAACCTTGGGCTTGGTGGGAGAATCGGGTTGTGGTAAAACCACACTAGCTCGGACATTGTTGCGCTTGATCGAGCCGACCCAAGGCCAAATTCTGTTTGAAGGTCGCCCAGCCCATAGCCTAGAAGGTAAAGCCTTACGGCAACTGCGACAAGAAATGCAGATTATCTTTCAAAATCCCTTTGGTTCCCTTGATCCACGCATGACGGTTGGGGCAGCGGTGATGGAACCGCTCAAAATTCATCGCCGGGGCAATCAGCAGCAGAATCGCGAACGAGCAGCCTATTTGCTAGAGCGGGTCGGCTTAGATCCGAAACTGATGCACCGCTATCCTCATGAATTTTCCGGTGGACAACGGCAACGGGTGGCGATCGCGCGAGCGTTAGCCTTAAACCCCAAGTTCATCATTTGCGACGAATCGGTTTCTGCTTTAGACGTGTCAGTGCAAGCCCAAGTCTTGAACCTACTCAAAGAACTGCAAGGCGAATTTGGCCTCACCTACATCTTTATCTCCCATGATTTGAGTGTGGTGAAGTTTATGAGCGATCGCATCATGGTGATGAATCGCGGCAAGATTGAAGAGATTGGCCCAGCGGAAATCATCTACCGCGAACCGAAACAGCCTTATACTCGTCAGTTGATTGCAGCAATTCCCGTCGGCAGTCTAGAACGCATCCGAGAACGCCAAGTCGAGCGGGGGATCGCAGTGGGGTAA
- a CDS encoding site-specific integrase encodes MARAYRMVARPGGVDHGHPFLVYNCQQQLHYPLTRFSKFAAKSRTLATVRGYLYALLPYFTWLDTDSRQVQAQRHWQEPPEQVRFAVDDYLTQQMWCQIGEHPVGFQMVYRTGKTPAEVRTFLTALKCFYKLMKRNGYYSHPNPLIDPSAEMLAALEAERDNVNQIPRMPDISGVEKPSPRKRLTDSYFKLESDEWVPQVIDNPDFPRLILEAGRQLPNWGLREECVTHLLFESGGRISEVVGPTLEDWMKLGLKQEISTFSKRSRGRRVKVLRFSNETCKFLWRYFNTERIKFDSGGYTLYDYQEQARLKQVDLSEVPLFLTMQRTPFSPQNYRDNYWKPACAVAGIEADLHQARHWYVTNAIRQIYAVAGTDQGEVERLKRALQEYMKWKSDDTIKAYDHFFDSLAHAKIQDAVHKQMDWDLSQQLDSAKTEPRQSFEVYPQVSAPGPLNPPEDEDFDYLRRIGG; translated from the coding sequence ATGGCAAGGGCATATCGAATGGTAGCTAGACCTGGGGGGGTGGATCATGGGCATCCCTTTTTGGTTTATAACTGCCAACAGCAGCTTCACTATCCTCTGACTCGATTTAGCAAGTTCGCCGCTAAGTCTCGCACCCTCGCCACAGTCCGGGGCTATCTGTACGCACTTTTACCTTACTTTACCTGGCTCGATACGGACTCTAGGCAGGTTCAAGCTCAGCGACACTGGCAAGAGCCTCCAGAGCAAGTGCGCTTTGCTGTAGATGACTATTTGACCCAGCAAATGTGGTGCCAGATCGGGGAACACCCTGTTGGCTTTCAAATGGTTTACCGAACCGGAAAGACCCCCGCCGAAGTCCGCACCTTTTTAACCGCTCTCAAGTGCTTCTATAAGCTCATGAAGCGGAACGGGTACTATTCCCATCCCAATCCCCTGATTGACCCCTCAGCCGAGATGCTAGCGGCTCTGGAGGCCGAAAGAGACAATGTCAATCAGATACCCCGAATGCCGGACATTAGCGGGGTTGAAAAGCCTTCGCCTAGAAAACGCCTAACCGATAGCTATTTCAAGCTGGAAAGCGATGAGTGGGTGCCCCAAGTAATTGATAACCCTGATTTTCCTAGGCTGATTCTAGAGGCTGGGCGACAATTGCCCAATTGGGGTTTAAGGGAAGAGTGTGTTACTCATTTACTTTTTGAATCCGGCGGACGGATTTCAGAAGTAGTCGGGCCTACCCTAGAAGACTGGATGAAGCTGGGGCTGAAGCAAGAAATTAGCACTTTTAGTAAACGTAGCAGAGGCAGACGAGTTAAAGTCTTACGGTTTTCTAACGAGACTTGCAAATTCTTGTGGCGCTACTTTAATACGGAGCGGATTAAGTTTGATTCGGGCGGGTATACACTTTACGACTATCAAGAGCAGGCAAGGCTAAAGCAGGTGGATTTAAGCGAAGTTCCGCTGTTTTTAACCATGCAGCGTACACCGTTCAGCCCGCAAAACTATCGTGACAATTACTGGAAGCCTGCTTGTGCTGTTGCTGGCATTGAGGCCGACTTACATCAAGCCCGTCATTGGTACGTCACCAATGCTATCCGACAAATTTATGCGGTTGCTGGCACTGACCAGGGAGAAGTGGAACGCTTAAAACGAGCGCTCCAAGAGTACATGAAGTGGAAAAGCGATGACACCATTAAGGCTTACGACCACTTCTTTGACAGCCTCGCTCACGCCAAGATTCAGGACGCGGTTCATAAACAGATGGATTGGGATCTTAGCCAGCAACTAGATTCAGCGAAAACTGAACCGCGTCAATCTTTTGAAGTCTACCCACAGGTTTCAGCACCTGGCCCATTGAACCCACCGGAAGATGAAGACTTCGATTATCTTCGCAGGATAGGAGGTTAG